Genomic window (Streptomyces sp. SLBN-31):
ATGTCACCGTACGACCTCCTCGGCGTCCGCGTCCCTGGCCACCAGCGCCCGGTAGGCGGGCTCCGCGTCGAGCAGTTCGCGGTGGCTTCCGGCGGCCACGACCGCTCCGTCCACCAGGAAGTACACGGTGTCCGCCCGGTCCAGCACGAGCGGGGACGTGCTCGTGACCAGCGTCGTACGGCCCTGCCGTGCCGCGCGCAGCCGTTCGGCGACCCGCGCCTCGGTGTGGGCGTCCAGGGCGGAGGTCGGCTCCACGGCGAGCAGCACCTCCGGGTCGGCCAGCAGGGCGCGGACCAGCCGTACCCGCTGGCGCTGGCCGCCGGAGAGGTTGCGGCCCTGGGCCTCGATGACCGAGTCGAGCCCGTCCGGCAGCCCGAGCACGACGTCCTCGGCGACCGCCGTGCGCACGGCCCGCTCGATGTCCCCCGGCGCCCGCTCCCGCCGCCCGCGGACCAGGGAGCGCAGCGTCTGCGCGAACAGGTCCGCCTCGTGGTCGGCGACCAGGACGCGCTCCCGGATCCGCGCCACCGGGATGTCGGCCAGAAGGACGTCGCCCCAGGTCGCCGCCGAGGGCGTGTATGCCCCGAGCCGGTCGACGACGGCCGCCGCGTCGGACGGGCGGGCCGCGGCCAGCGCGGTCAGCCGGGCCGGGAGGACCCGGACCCCGGACTCGGGGTCGTACAGGGCCGCGGGCCCGGCGGGCGCGTCATGGGTGCCGGTGTCGGCGAGGGGCTCCAGTCGCAGGAACCGCACGACGCGCCGGGCCGACACCAGCCCCCGGCTGATCTGGTAGCCGCACTCCACCCAGAAGGCCACCGGGCCCACCAGCACCGCCACATAGCCGTACACGGACACCAACTCGCCGACACTGATGAGTCCTTGGGCGGCGAGTCGCGCCGCCAGCCAGGTCACCAGGGCAAGGAACAGCGTCGGCAGGCCCACCCCGAGCGCCTGGACCCAGCTGGTCACCGCGCCGACCCGGTAGCCCTGCCGGCGCAGGCGCTGCGAGTCGCGCCGGAAGGCCTGCGCGAACAGGCCCTTGCCGCCGAGGCCGTTGAGGACCCGCAGCCCGCCGGCGAGATCGGCGATCCGGGCCGTCAGGACGCCCTGCCGCTCCCGGTACTCGGTCTCCGCGCCCTGCAGCCGGGCCAGCAGCGGGCCCACGAGGACGACGATCACGGGCATGCCGAGCAGCACGACGGCCGCCACCAGCGGTGACACGGACAGCAGCAGAGCGGCGACCACGAGATAGGCGACCACCGCTCCGACACCGGGCCCCACCACCGTCAGCGACTGGCTGATCGTCTGCACGTCGCCCACCCCGATCGTGACGACCTCCCCGGCCCCCACGCGCGCCGCAACGCGGCCCCCAGCCGCACCGCCTGCCCGACGACCACCTTCACCGTGCGGAAGTTGGCGTCCATGCGCACCCGGGTCATGGTGCGGTGCCGCATGATGCTCAGCCAGGCGTTGAACGCCCCCACCGCGAAGAGCAGGGCCGTCCAGCCCGCCAGTGCCGGGAAGTCCCCCGGCACCAGCCCGTCGTCGATCGCCCGGGACAGCAGATAGGGGGTGGCCGTCAGCAGGACCATCCACACACTGCCCAGCACCGCCCCGGCGGCGCATCTGCCGGGCTGTCGGCGGACCAGCCACATCAGGTAGTGCCGGCCACTGCGGCAGTCGGGCGTGCCCGGATCCTCGTACGCGTCGATCATCTGCCGTGTCCTCCGCCTCGCCGCCCGGTGGCATCGGGTCCACGAAAGCGGTAACCGGCAGTGCGCTCAAGCGGATTACCCCGGCGCGGGGGTGCGCCGGTCCCAGGGGAGGGCCCGCTCGAGCGGCGACGGCGATCAGAAGTCCTCGCGGCCCTGGCCGACGGCCAGTTGGACAACCATCGGAAAGCCCCTCGCCGTTCCAGTGCAGCGGGACGGCGACCGCCGGCTGACCGGTGATGTTGAACGGCCTGTCGAAGGTGAGGCAGCGGTCCGTCAGTTCGTGCGCCCGGCCGTCATCCGGTACGACCCAAGTCCTCTACAGTCGTTGTTCGAAGTTTCACAAACAACGAACAATCATGGAGCGCCGACGAGCCGTGCGACGAGAAGGAGTCCGATGAACAACCGCCTCCCCGCACGCCTTCGTCCTGGATCAACTCCTGGACGACCAGGCCGGCGTCCGCGCGGTCCTCGAGACGGGACGCCACCGACGTCATCACTCCCGGCCCCACCCTGCGCGACGCCGCCCTCGCCCTCCTGGTGCTCACCGGCCCCGACGACGTCGAGCTGGCGACCCGACTCCCGGCCGCCCTACGGGAGTTCGCCGATCCCGAGCACCCCGGCTTCCGTGAAATCCGTTCGTCGTGGCGACCGCGCTGTGCGGATTCGCCCAGGGCTTTTGGACGATGATTCTGTTCCGGTTCCTCGCCGGTGTGAGCGCCGCGTTCGTCTCCCCGCAGATCTGGGCCTCCATCCCGGTCCTGGTCAAGCCCCAGCAGATCGTGCGGACCATGGGCTTCGCGACGGCCGGCCTGTCCATCGCACAGTTCGCCGGCATCCCGCTCGGCAGCTGGCTCGCCGCCTCCTCCTGGCACCTTCCGTTCTGGGCCATCGGCGCGGTCTCGGCGCTGCTGTGGCTGGTGCTCGCCCGCTTCTTCCCGTCGGTGCCGGGTCACGCCGGGAACGCCGGTACCGGCCCTCGCGCCATGCTCCGCACGTACGGCACGGTCCTCGGCCGCGGCAGGCTGCGCTGGTTCCTCCTGGGCTACCTGGTCTTCCAGACCGGCAACTTCGAGGCCATCTCGTTCTTCGGATCCTGGTTCAACAGGGACTTCGGACTCGACGTGGGATCCGTCGGCACCGCCATGATGGCGGTCGGCGCGGGCAACGTGATCGGCTCGCTGTTCGGCAGCAGGCTGGTGCAGCGCCTGGGGCTGTACCGCTCCCTGCTGTCGGCCGTGCTGGCCATGACCGTCCTGTACTGCCTGGTCCCGCTGTCGCCCAACCTCGGCACGGCCCTGGTGCTGCTGGCGCTCGTCATGATGGTCGCCGGATTCGTCTTCCCGGTGTTCATGAGCGTCCTGCAGCAGCAGACGGAGACCGCACGCGGCACCGTCTCCTCGCTGGCGAACGCCGCGATGTACGTCGGTACCACCATCGGCGGCGCCGTCGGCGGCGTCCTGCTCACCAAGGGCGACGGCTTCTGGGGCGTGGCCCTGTTCACCGTCGTCGCCTACGTCGCCTCGCTCGCCGTGTACGCGGCGGCCGGCGCCTTCCGCCGCGAGGAGGCCACCGCGTGAGCACGGCCGTGCTCTTCGACGCCTACGGGACTTCCGACGAGCTGTACGGCGCCGAAGTGCCCGTCCCCGTGCCGGCATCCGGCGAGGTGGTGGTCCGCTACACCGCGATCGGCGTCAACCCGATCGACTGGAAGCTCCTCGGCGGCGATTTGCGGGACCTCGTCCCCATGGACCTGCCCGGCTGCCTGGGCGTCGAGGCGGCGGGCGTGGTCGTGGACGTCGGCGCCGGCGTGCGGCGGTTCCAGGTCGGCAACGCCGTCATCCGGCACGGTCGCCCCGGCACCTACCGGCAGTACGATGCGGTCCCAGCCGCGCAGGAGGCCGACGAACTCACCGCGCAGCCGGGCCGGTTCTCGGCCGAGCAGGCGGCGGTGCTGCCGGTGGCGGCGGGCACCGCGTACTCCGCCCTGGTCCAGGTCGGGCTGCGGGCCGGCGAACGGCTCCTGGTGCGCGGCGCGTCCGGGGGAGTGGGCCTGGCGGCCGTCCAACTGGCCCGGCTGATGGGCGCCGAGGTGATCGGCACGGCGTCTGCCCGGCACCACCGGCTGCTACGGCGCCTGGGGGCGACCCCGGTCGCCTATGGAGACGGTCTCCTCGACCGGCTCGCCCCGCTCGGCCCGTCCGACGCCTCCGTGGACTGCGCGGGCGGCCCCCAGCCGACCGAGACAGCGGCGGAACTGGTTCAACCCAGGGTCCGACGGGTCACCGTCGCCTGGGAGCCGGGCGCCCGGGCCGGGGACGTGCCCCATCTGGAGCACGTCCCTCTCGAACTGGCCTCCACGCTGGACCTGATCGGACACAGGCCCTTCGAACTGCCCGTGGCCGCACGGTTCCCGCTGTCGCAGGCCGCCGAGGCGCTCGACCTCGGCCGGAAGGGCGGACTCGGCGGAAAGATCGTGCTCCTGCCCGGTGCCACCCCCACGGACCGGCTCCACCCCACCTCCCCCGAGGGACCACGGCCCGCGTCATGACCTGCCGCCATGACGCCGAACATCGACGCCGCCGCGATGTTCGACGTCCTCGATCTGAGCGATCCCGAGACGACCGTGGCTCGCCACGCGCGCCGGCGAGTTCGGTGTCGCACCCGGACGGATCGCCGTCCAGCACCGGCGCGGGCGGCGGCCCGGCCGCGGCGGTCTCGCTGCCGGCCCGGGTCCGGGGTGGCCACCGGGCGCCTACCACCCGGCGTTCTTCGTACCGACCGCCGCGGCCACCCGTCGGCGGGCCGAGGAGCGCACCACGGTGCCGCGGTGTGCCCGGTACGGCTGATCGCCTCGGACGGGCTCCGGCGGTGATGTTCTATCATCGTAGAACGTTGAACGAGGCGGCCGGAGCTTCGCGGGAAGCGGGGCGGCGCCACGTCACGGGCCGACGAGGAGGTCGCGCATGCGCAGCCAGCTGTATCACCCCGACCGGCGGGACATCTCCCTCGACAAGGTTCTGCATGCCCTGAGCGATCCCATCCGCCGGGACATCGCCCGCGTCATGCACGAGGAGGGCTCGCGCTCCTGCGGCCAACTCGACTACCCCATTGCCAAATCGACGCTCTCGCACCACCTCAAGGTCCTGCGTGAGTCCGGCGTCATGCACACCGAGGTCCGGGGCACCACCCGGATCATCACCCTGCGACGCGACGACCTCGACGCCCGTTTCCCCGGCCTGCTCGACGCCGTACAGGTCACCGCTCCCGCTCCCGAGGAGCTGCCGGCGGGCGCGTGAGGGGGCCGCAGGTGGCGCAATTTCACCACCGGAGAAGTCGCCGACATGATCAGCCGGACCGAGAACCGCTACCAGGTCAGGTGTCCCGCAGCTACCTCGGCATGCTCCGCTCCAGCCGGTACACCAATCCCTCCATCGCCGTGGTCGTCGCGCTCGTCAGGTTCTTCAACGACCATCGGCGCGAGGGACATCCGGAATCAGCGTCGACTGGCTGGCATCCGGTTCGTCCCGGGCGCGCGACTCCACACAGGACGGGGGAGACCTCTCGCCCCTCATCGACCAGCAGGTCCGGCACATCGCGATGCGCGCCGGAAAGATGACGCCGGGCCTGCGGAACCAACTCATCGCGATCCGTCCTGTGATGCGCATCGGAGAACTGTCGGAGCGGTCGGGCGCGAGCGCCCGCTCCATCCGCTACTACGAGTCGGTCGGCCTGCTGACGTCACACCGCCGGACCAACGGCTACCGGGAGTTCGACGCGGACGCCCTGGACCGGATCGCCAGGATCAAAATGCTGCTCCGGGTGGGCCTGGACATCGCCGACATCGTCACCGTGTTGCCTTGCGTGGACGAACCGTCGCTCCCCCACTGCGCCCGGGCGCGGCAGCGCTTCGACGAGCAGATCGAGCGGATCGAGCGCCAGCAGGAGCTGCTGGCCGGGGCGAAGTCGCTGCTGGTCGAGCTGCGTACGCACGGCACGGCGGTCGCGGCCCTGCCGCCGGGCGACTCCATTCGCGCGGTCAGCGCCAATGTGACCGTCGGCGTCCGCTGACGGCCCGGCCCGTCACGCCAGACTGTCCCGCCACGCCCGGTGCAGGTCAGCGAACCGGCCGGTGCCCGCGATGAGCTCGGCCGGTGGGCCGTCCTCGACGATCCGGCCGTGCTCCATCACCAGGACCCGGTCGGCGATCTCCACCGTCGACAGCCGGTGGGCGATGACGACCGCCGTGCGGCCGTGCAGCACCGTCGACATGGCGCGCTGTACGGCCCGTTCGCCCGGGATGTCGAGCGAGCTGGTCGCCTCGTCGAGGATCAGCACGGCCGGGTCGGCCAGCAACGCCCGAGCGAAGGCCACGAGTTGACGCTGGCCGGCGGAGATACGGCCGCCCCGCTTGCGTACGTCCGTGTCGTAGCCGTCGGGCAGCGCCTCGATGAAGTCGTGCGCGCCGATCGCCTTCGCGGCCCGCTCGATCTGCTCACGGCTCGCCTCCGGCCGCCCGATGGCGATGTTGTCGGCGACCGTGCCGGAGAACAGGAACGCCTCCTGCGTCACCATCACCACCCCGCGCCGCAGTTCGGGCACCGACAGCTCGCGCAGGTCGACGCCGTCGAGCAGCACCCGCCCGTCGGAGGGGTCGTAGAAGCGGGCGAGCAGCTTGGCCAGCGTCGACTTGCCCGCGCCGGTCGAGCCGACGACCGCGACCGTCTGTCCGGCCGGCAGGACGAGGTCGAAGCGGGGCAGCACCTCACCGCCGGTGCGGTAGCCGAAGCGCACGCCGTCGAAGACGACCTCGCGGCCCGGGATCCCCCCGGTGAGGGCGGGCAGCGGCACGGGCGCCGACGGCTCCGGCACGGACGGCGTCTGTGCGAGCAGACCGGCGATCTTCTCCAGCGAGGCCGCCGCCGACTGGTAGGCATTCAGGAACATGCCGAGCCGGTCGATGGGGTCGTACAGCCGGCGCAGGTACAGCACCGCGGCCGCCAGCACACCCAGCTCCAGCGAGCCGTCCGCGACCCGGTAGGCGCCCCACAGCACGATCACCGCTACCGCGGTGTTGGCGACCAGCCGGGACCCCACGACATAGCGGGCCATCTCCAGCATCGCGTCGCCGTTGGTCCGCTCGTGCCGCCGGTTGAGCACGCCGAACTCGGCGTCGTTGGCGGCCTCGCGGCGGAACGCGCGCACCGGGCGGATGCCGTTCATCGTCTCGACGAACTTCACGATCACGGCCGCGATGGCGGTCGAACGCACCCCGTACACCCGTCCCGCGCGCCGCTGGTAGAGCCGTACCAGCAGGTACAGCGGCACGAACGACACCACCGCCAGCGCCCCGATCCCCACATCCAGCCACAGCAGCATCGCCGAGATGCAGACGAAGGACAGGACGACCGTCACCAGCTCCTGCAGGCCCTCGTTCAGCAGCTCGCGCAGCGACTCCACGTCCGTGGTGGAACGCGAGATCAGCCGGCCGCTCGTGTAGCGCTCGTGGAAGTCGATGCTCAGTGCCTGCGCGTGCCGGAAGATCCGGCCCCGCAGGTCCAGCAGCACGTCCTGGCTGACCCGGGCCGAGGTGACGATGAACGCCGACTGCAGCACCCCGGAGGCCAGCGCGCACAGCAGATAGGCGACGGCCACCACCACCAGCGGCCCGTGGTCGTCGCGCCGGAGCGCCGGTACGGCGTTGTCGATCGCGTACGCCACCAGCAGCGGGCCCGCCTGCGTCGCCGCCTGCTGGAGCAGCAGCAGGAACGAGGTCAGGGCGACACCGGACCTCAGCGGGGCGAGCAGCGAGCGCAGCAGCCCGGCGGTGGCACCCGGGGGAGTGGGCAGCACGTCCCGGTCGAAGGGGTCGAGCCTGCCCTCGGGGCGCGGCAGGTCCGGTTCGTCGTCGGCCGTGGACACGGACGTCGAGGGTGCCGTCATCGCTCGTCCTCCGCTTCCCCGGCGCCCGACATCAGATGGGCGTACTCGGCGTTGGTGCGCAGCAGTTCATGGTGGGTGCCCACGGCCGCGATACGGCCCCCGGACAGCAGGGCGACCCGGTCGGCGAGCAGCACGGTGGACGGGCGGTGCGCCACGATGAGCGCCGTCGTCTCGGCCAGCACGTCCCGCAGGGCGGCCTCCACCGCGGCCTCCGTGTGCACGTCCAGCGCCGACAGCGGGTCGTCCAGGACGAGGAACCTCGGTCTGCCGACGACGGCACGGGCGAGCGCGAGGCGCTGCCGCTGTCCGCCGGACAGGCTCAGGCCCTGCTCGCCGACCTGCGTGTCCGTGCCCTGGGGCAACGCGTGCGCGAACTCGGCCTGCGCGACGGACAGGGCGCGGTTCAGCTCGACCGCCCCGGCCCGGTCGTCGGCGCCCATGAGCACGTTCTCCCCGACGCTCGCGGAGAAGAGGGTCGGTTCCTCGAAGGCCACGGCCACCTTGGCGCGCAGTTCCTCGCGGGACATGGCGGTGATGTCCTCGCCGTCCAGGGTGATGCGTCCCGAGGTGAGTTCGTGGAGGCGGGGGACGAGCGCGGTGAGGGTGGTCTTGCCGCTTCCGGTCGCGCCGACCAGGGCCATGGACTCGCCGGGGCGGATGTGCAGGTCGATCCGGTCGAGGACGGGGGGCGAGCCGTCGGGGGCGTCGGGGTAGCGGAAGCGGACGCCGTGGAAGCGCAGACCGCTGTCCCGCGACGGCCGCGGAGCGGTCCGCCCGGACTGTTCCGGTTCCTCGTCCAGCACCTCGAAGTACCGCTCGGTGGCTGTCGCCGCCTCCTGGCTCATCGCCAGCAGGAAGCCGATGGAGTCCACCGGCCACCGCAGCGCGAGCGCCGTCGACAGGAACGCCACCAGCGTCCCCGCCGACAGCGAACCGTCCGCCACCTGCACGGTCCCCAGCACCAGCGCCGCTCCGATGGCCACCTCCGGCAGCGTCACGATGACGCCCCAGATCGTCGCCAGCAGACCGGCCTTGCGCAGTTCCGTGCCGCGCAGGGTCCGCGACAGCTCCCTGAAGGCCAGCGCCTGGCTGCGGTGGCGCCCGAAGCCCTTGATGATCCGGATGCCCAGCACGCTCTCCTCGACGACCGTCGTCAGATCGCCGACCTGGTCCTGCGCGAGCCGCGCCACGTGCGCGTACCGCTTCTCGAAGATCACGCAGGTGACCACGACGGGCACGGCCGGCACCAGGATCACCAGGCCCAGCGTCCAGTCCTGCAGCAGCATGATGGTCACACCGACGAGGATCGTCACGCCGTTGACCAGCAGGAACGTCAGGGGGAAGGCGAGGAACTGGCGCAGCAGCATCAGGTCCGTCGTGCCGCGCGAGAGCAACTGGCCCGAGGCCCACCGGTCGTGGAAGGCGACCGGCAGCCGCTGCAGGTGCCCGTACAGCGTCGCCCGCATGCCCGCCTCGACGCCGGACAGCGGCCGCGCCACCAGCCAGCGCCGCAGCCCGAACAGCAGCGCCTCGGCCACTCCGAGGAGCAGCAGGTACAGCGCGCCGAGCCACACGCCCGCCGGATCGCGGTCGGCGACCGGGCCGTCGACCATCCACTTCAGCACCAGCGGGATGACCAGGCCCACGCAGGACGCGACGATCGCCACGAACGCGGCCGTCACCAGCCGCGCCCGCACCGGCCGGACATGGGGCCACAGGCGGAGCAGGGTGCGTACGGCCGACCGGTCCTTGGTGATTGCACGTGTCGTGGGCATCAGTGGTGAGCCTACGGACCGGCACTGACGACGCCCACCGAGTTTTGGCCGGACCCGAATCGGCCCATGGTCCTACGACCTGCGTGTTCGAGGAGCCGTACGTGACCGGCGGCGGGGTCGTAGGGCCGCATCCACCGATCGGTTGATGCGGCTTCGAGCGCGACGGCCGATGTGGCCGCACCCCGCGCTTGGCGACGCTGGTCCCATGTCCGTCATCGAAGTCACCGACCTGCGCAAGAGTTACGGCGGCCGGCCCGCCGTCGACGGTGTCTCCTTCGCCGTCGAGGAGGGCGAGATCTTCGGGATCCTCGGCCCGAACGGCGCCGGCAAGACCACCACCGTCGAGTGCGTCGAGGGGCTCCGCGTCCCCGACGCCGGCCGCGTCCGCGTCACCGGCCTCGACCCCGTCGCCGACCACGCGCGCGTGGCGCGCGTCCTGGGCGCCCAGCTGCAGCAGAGCGAACTGCAGCCCAAGCTCACCGTCCGCGAGGCGCTGGAGCTGTACGCCTCCTTCTACCCGCGCCCGCTCGACTGGGCGCCGCTCGCCGAACGCCTGGGCCTCACCGGCAGGCTCGCCACCCGGTTCGCCAAGCTGTCGGGCGGTCAGAAGCAACGCCTGTTCATCGCCCTGGCGTTGATCGGCAACCCGCGTGTCGTCGTCCTCGACGAGCTCACCACCGGCCTCGACCCGCGGGCCCGCCGGGACACCTGGCAGCTCATCGAGGACGTCAGGGCGAGCGGGGTGACGGTCCTGCTGGTCACCCACTTCATGGAGGAGGCCCAGCGGCTGTGCGACCGGATCGCCGTCATCGACCGGGGGCGGGTGGCCGCCCTGGACACCCCGGCCGGCCTGATCCGCCGCTCGGCGGGCGCCACGGTCATCAGCTTCACCCCGTCCGCCCCACTGGACGACGGTGACCTCCAGGCCCTCCCCGCGCTCGCGTCCGTCGACCGCAGGGACGGCCGGATCACGCTGGCCGGCACCGACGAGACGGTCAACGCCGTCATCACCCTCCTCGCCCGCCACCGGGTCACCGCCCACCAGCTCCGCGTCGTGGACGCCACGCTCGACGACGCCTTCCTCGACCTCACGAAGGCCGACACGAAGGCCGACACGAAGGAGACCGCGTCATGAGCACCGCCGTCCTGCGGACCGAGGTCCGCCTCTTCCGCCGCGAACCCGGCGCGATCTTCTGGATCCTGCTCTTCCCGACCCTGCTGCTGGTGATCCTCGGCTCGATCCCCGGGTTCCGGGAGCACCAGAGCGACCTCGGCGGACTGCGCACCGTCGACGTCTACGTCCCGGTCGCCGTCCTGCTCGGCCTGATCGTCGGCGGCCTGCAGTCCATGCCGCAGACCCTCACCGGCTATCGGGAGCGCGGCATCCTGCGCCGGATGGCCACCACCCCCGTCCGCCCCTCCGCCCTGCTGTCCGCGCAGATGGCGGTCTACGGCGGCGCCGCCCTGGTGTCGGCGCTGCTCGCCCTCGCGGTCGGGCGGCTGGCCTTCGGCGTACGGCTGCCGAAGCAGCCCCTCGGATACCTCCTCGCACTGCTCCTGGCCGTCCTGGTGGCCCTCGCTCTCGGATCGGTGGTGTCGGCACTGTCCCGTACGACGAAGATCGCGGGCGCGATCGGATCGGCCGTGTTCTTCCCGTCGATGTTCTGCGCGGGCGTGTGGCTGCCGGTGCAGTCCATGCCGCACCTGATGGCGAGGATCGTCGACTGCACGCCCTTCGGGGCGGCCGCGCAGGCCCTGAACCGGGCGGCGGCCGGGCACTGGCCCGGCTGGGATCACCTCGGCGTGCCGGCGGTGTGGATCCTGCTGCTGACCGGCGCGGCCGGCCGCTGGTTCCGCTGGGAGTAGGGACGGGGCCGTGCAGACTGAGGACATGACCGGGGTGGACACGCAGATCGAGCGGCGCTGGGAGCAGTTCCACACCTGGGGGCCGTACGGGCTGCTGTTCATCGGTCTCGTCCCCGCCCTCGCCACCGCCGACCCGCACGCCGGACCGGGCAGGTGGTACACCGCCTGGGCGTTGCTCGGCGCCGCGGTCGCACTCCAGCTGTGGTGGCACAGCACCCGCCCCCACGGGCCCGACCGGCGCCGCACCCCCTCCCCGGCCGGGACCGCCTACTACGCC
Coding sequences:
- a CDS encoding ABC transporter ATP-binding protein, with the translated sequence MPTTRAITKDRSAVRTLLRLWPHVRPVRARLVTAAFVAIVASCVGLVIPLVLKWMVDGPVADRDPAGVWLGALYLLLLGVAEALLFGLRRWLVARPLSGVEAGMRATLYGHLQRLPVAFHDRWASGQLLSRGTTDLMLLRQFLAFPLTFLLVNGVTILVGVTIMLLQDWTLGLVILVPAVPVVVTCVIFEKRYAHVARLAQDQVGDLTTVVEESVLGIRIIKGFGRHRSQALAFRELSRTLRGTELRKAGLLATIWGVIVTLPEVAIGAALVLGTVQVADGSLSAGTLVAFLSTALALRWPVDSIGFLLAMSQEAATATERYFEVLDEEPEQSGRTAPRPSRDSGLRFHGVRFRYPDAPDGSPPVLDRIDLHIRPGESMALVGATGSGKTTLTALVPRLHELTSGRITLDGEDITAMSREELRAKVAVAFEEPTLFSASVGENVLMGADDRAGAVELNRALSVAQAEFAHALPQGTDTQVGEQGLSLSGGQRQRLALARAVVGRPRFLVLDDPLSALDVHTEAAVEAALRDVLAETTALIVAHRPSTVLLADRVALLSGGRIAAVGTHHELLRTNAEYAHLMSGAGEAEDER
- a CDS encoding NADP-dependent oxidoreductase, yielding MSTAVLFDAYGTSDELYGAEVPVPVPASGEVVVRYTAIGVNPIDWKLLGGDLRDLVPMDLPGCLGVEAAGVVVDVGAGVRRFQVGNAVIRHGRPGTYRQYDAVPAAQEADELTAQPGRFSAEQAAVLPVAAGTAYSALVQVGLRAGERLLVRGASGGVGLAAVQLARLMGAEVIGTASARHHRLLRRLGATPVAYGDGLLDRLAPLGPSDASVDCAGGPQPTETAAELVQPRVRRVTVAWEPGARAGDVPHLEHVPLELASTLDLIGHRPFELPVAARFPLSQAAEALDLGRKGGLGGKIVLLPGATPTDRLHPTSPEGPRPAS
- a CDS encoding helix-turn-helix transcriptional regulator; the encoded protein is MRSQLYHPDRRDISLDKVLHALSDPIRRDIARVMHEEGSRSCGQLDYPIAKSTLSHHLKVLRESGVMHTEVRGTTRIITLRRDDLDARFPGLLDAVQVTAPAPEELPAGA
- a CDS encoding ABC transporter ATP-binding protein, which gives rise to MTAPSTSVSTADDEPDLPRPEGRLDPFDRDVLPTPPGATAGLLRSLLAPLRSGVALTSFLLLLQQAATQAGPLLVAYAIDNAVPALRRDDHGPLVVVAVAYLLCALASGVLQSAFIVTSARVSQDVLLDLRGRIFRHAQALSIDFHERYTSGRLISRSTTDVESLRELLNEGLQELVTVVLSFVCISAMLLWLDVGIGALAVVSFVPLYLLVRLYQRRAGRVYGVRSTAIAAVIVKFVETMNGIRPVRAFRREAANDAEFGVLNRRHERTNGDAMLEMARYVVGSRLVANTAVAVIVLWGAYRVADGSLELGVLAAAVLYLRRLYDPIDRLGMFLNAYQSAAASLEKIAGLLAQTPSVPEPSAPVPLPALTGGIPGREVVFDGVRFGYRTGGEVLPRFDLVLPAGQTVAVVGSTGAGKSTLAKLLARFYDPSDGRVLLDGVDLRELSVPELRRGVVMVTQEAFLFSGTVADNIAIGRPEASREQIERAAKAIGAHDFIEALPDGYDTDVRKRGGRISAGQRQLVAFARALLADPAVLILDEATSSLDIPGERAVQRAMSTVLHGRTAVVIAHRLSTVEIADRVLVMEHGRIVEDGPPAELIAGTGRFADLHRAWRDSLA
- a CDS encoding ABC transporter ATP-binding protein, with protein sequence MSVIEVTDLRKSYGGRPAVDGVSFAVEEGEIFGILGPNGAGKTTTVECVEGLRVPDAGRVRVTGLDPVADHARVARVLGAQLQQSELQPKLTVREALELYASFYPRPLDWAPLAERLGLTGRLATRFAKLSGGQKQRLFIALALIGNPRVVVLDELTTGLDPRARRDTWQLIEDVRASGVTVLLVTHFMEEAQRLCDRIAVIDRGRVAALDTPAGLIRRSAGATVISFTPSAPLDDGDLQALPALASVDRRDGRITLAGTDETVNAVITLLARHRVTAHQLRVVDATLDDAFLDLTKADTKADTKETAS
- a CDS encoding ABC transporter permease, whose protein sequence is MSTAVLRTEVRLFRREPGAIFWILLFPTLLLVILGSIPGFREHQSDLGGLRTVDVYVPVAVLLGLIVGGLQSMPQTLTGYRERGILRRMATTPVRPSALLSAQMAVYGGAALVSALLALAVGRLAFGVRLPKQPLGYLLALLLAVLVALALGSVVSALSRTTKIAGAIGSAVFFPSMFCAGVWLPVQSMPHLMARIVDCTPFGAAAQALNRAAAGHWPGWDHLGVPAVWILLLTGAAGRWFRWE
- a CDS encoding MerR family transcriptional regulator, with product MRIGELSERSGASARSIRYYESVGLLTSHRRTNGYREFDADALDRIARIKMLLRVGLDIADIVTVLPCVDEPSLPHCARARQRFDEQIERIERQQELLAGAKSLLVELRTHGTAVAALPPGDSIRAVSANVTVGVR
- a CDS encoding MFS transporter, which translates into the protein MATALCGFAQGFWTMILFRFLAGVSAAFVSPQIWASIPVLVKPQQIVRTMGFATAGLSIAQFAGIPLGSWLAASSWHLPFWAIGAVSALLWLVLARFFPSVPGHAGNAGTGPRAMLRTYGTVLGRGRLRWFLLGYLVFQTGNFEAISFFGSWFNRDFGLDVGSVGTAMMAVGAGNVIGSLFGSRLVQRLGLYRSLLSAVLAMTVLYCLVPLSPNLGTALVLLALVMMVAGFVFPVFMSVLQQQTETARGTVSSLANAAMYVGTTIGGAVGGVLLTKGDGFWGVALFTVVAYVASLAVYAAAGAFRREEATA